A genome region from Christensenella minuta includes the following:
- the lysS gene encoding lysine--tRNA ligase: MAEKQEKEQQELSEVLRVRREKLAALKEAGRDPYEITTFEKTHHSDEILNHFDEMEGDTVSVAGRIISKRVMGKASFFHILDGKGKLQIYARRDVMGDEPYADYKKFDIGDIVGVTGEVFKTNAGEISVKSHEVVLLSKSLLPLPEKWHGLKDTDLRYRQRYVDLIVNPDVKDTFYARSKIIRGIRDFLDAQGFIEVETPVLQTSAGGAAARPFVTHHNTLDIDMYLRIATELHLKRLIVGGFERVYEIGRIFRNEGMDPKHNPEFTTVELYQAYTDYKGMMDLCEKLFRYCSRQVNGSDVIMYQGTEIDLGSPWKRMTMIEAVKEYSGVDFGACETDEQARAAAKAAGIHFEGQPSRGELLNEAFEQKVEENLVQPTFIYDYPIEVSPLAKKKPGSDSMVERFELFITGRELANAFSELNDPDDQRERFMEQARKRAEGDDEANMMDEDFVTALEYAMPPTGGMGIGVDRMVMLLTDCFSIRDVLLFPTMKSLGDVNKKNDVKNQAAEEMKAEPEKIDFSNVKIEPLFEEEVDFDTFSKSDFRAVKVKECVAVPKSKKLLQFTLDDGTGTDRTILSGIHSFYEPEELVGKTLIAITNLPPRAMMGIDSCGMLLSAIHEEEGEEKLHLLMVDDHIPAGAKLY, translated from the coding sequence ATGGCCGAGAAGCAGGAAAAGGAACAACAGGAGCTAAGCGAAGTCCTGCGGGTGCGCAGGGAAAAGCTTGCCGCCCTGAAAGAAGCGGGGCGGGACCCATATGAAATTACGACGTTTGAGAAAACGCATCATTCGGACGAAATACTGAATCATTTCGATGAAATGGAAGGCGATACCGTATCGGTCGCCGGCAGGATTATTTCCAAGCGCGTGATGGGTAAGGCAAGCTTTTTCCATATCCTTGACGGGAAGGGAAAGCTGCAGATTTATGCCCGCCGCGATGTGATGGGCGACGAACCCTATGCAGACTATAAAAAATTTGATATCGGCGACATCGTGGGCGTGACGGGAGAGGTGTTCAAGACGAATGCCGGCGAAATTTCGGTGAAAAGCCATGAGGTGGTTTTATTATCCAAGTCCCTGCTTCCGCTGCCTGAAAAATGGCACGGCCTCAAGGATACGGACTTGAGGTACCGCCAGCGGTATGTTGACCTGATCGTCAATCCGGATGTGAAAGATACGTTCTATGCGCGGTCTAAAATCATTCGGGGAATCCGTGATTTTCTGGACGCACAGGGCTTTATCGAGGTCGAGACCCCTGTGCTGCAAACGAGCGCGGGCGGAGCGGCGGCACGCCCCTTCGTGACGCATCACAATACGCTCGACATCGATATGTACCTGCGGATCGCGACTGAACTTCATTTGAAGCGGCTTATTGTGGGCGGCTTCGAGCGTGTGTATGAGATTGGCAGGATATTCCGCAACGAGGGAATGGACCCCAAGCACAATCCAGAATTTACAACGGTAGAGCTGTATCAGGCCTATACGGATTACAAGGGCATGATGGACCTGTGTGAAAAGCTGTTCCGTTACTGCTCGCGGCAGGTGAATGGTTCGGATGTGATTATGTACCAGGGAACGGAGATCGATCTTGGTTCGCCGTGGAAACGGATGACGATGATCGAAGCTGTAAAGGAATATTCGGGCGTTGATTTTGGCGCGTGCGAAACGGACGAGCAGGCGCGCGCGGCGGCGAAAGCGGCGGGGATTCATTTTGAAGGACAGCCGTCGCGGGGAGAACTCCTCAACGAGGCGTTCGAGCAGAAGGTGGAAGAAAACCTGGTCCAGCCGACGTTTATTTACGATTATCCGATCGAGGTGTCCCCGCTTGCCAAGAAGAAACCGGGTTCGGATTCGATGGTGGAGCGGTTTGAATTGTTTATTACGGGCAGGGAGCTTGCAAACGCGTTTTCCGAGCTAAACGATCCGGACGACCAGCGGGAACGGTTTATGGAGCAGGCGAGAAAGCGCGCGGAAGGCGACGACGAGGCCAATATGATGGATGAGGACTTCGTCACGGCACTTGAATATGCCATGCCGCCGACCGGCGGTATGGGCATTGGCGTAGACCGTATGGTGATGCTTCTCACGGATTGCTTCTCTATCAGGGACGTATTACTGTTCCCCACAATGAAGTCACTCGGTGATGTAAATAAGAAAAATGATGTAAAAAATCAGGCTGCCGAAGAAATGAAAGCAGAGCCGGAAAAAATTGATTTCTCTAATGTAAAGATTGAGCCTTTATTTGAGGAAGAAGTTGATTTTGATACATTCAGCAAGTCAGATTTCAGAGCTGTAAAGGTTAAAGAGTGTGTTGCAGTACCGAAGTCAAAGAAACTGTTACAGTTTACTCTTGATGACGGAACAGGCACAGACAGAACCATTTTAAGCGGTATTCATAGCTTTTATGAGCCGGAAGAACTGGTTGGAAAGACTCTTATTGCTATCACAAATCTTCCACCGAGAGCTATGATGGGCATTGACTCTTGCGGTATGCTCCTCAGTGCTATTCATGAAGAAGAAGGCGAAGAAAAGCTTCATCTTCTGATGGTTGATGACCACATTCCAGCAGGTGCAAAGCTCTATTAA
- the greA gene encoding transcription elongation factor GreA: MANEGVVLTHQGVKELEQKLEYLKTVRRLEIAEEIKTARAFGDLSENAEYDEAKNEQAKIEGEIVMLENMLRNATVVDQEDVDVQRVNVGTTVKVLDKEYNEEIEYKIVGSAEADLSTNKISNESPVGRALLGKKVGNLVKVETPGGIVKLKILDIHR; the protein is encoded by the coding sequence ATGGCGAACGAGGGTGTAGTATTAACGCATCAGGGCGTTAAGGAACTGGAACAGAAACTTGAATATCTGAAAACCGTAAGACGGCTTGAAATTGCGGAAGAGATTAAGACGGCGAGGGCATTCGGCGACCTTTCGGAGAACGCCGAGTATGACGAGGCGAAGAACGAGCAGGCCAAGATCGAAGGCGAAATCGTGATGCTCGAAAACATGCTCAGGAATGCGACGGTTGTGGATCAGGAAGACGTAGATGTACAGCGCGTGAATGTGGGTACGACAGTAAAGGTCCTAGACAAGGAATATAACGAGGAGATCGAGTATAAGATCGTCGGTTCTGCGGAAGCGGACCTCAGCACGAATAAAATTTCGAACGAATCGCCTGTTGGCCGTGCACTGCTTGGCAAGAAAGTCGGCAATCTTGTGAAGGTGGAAACGCCCGGAGGAATTGTGAAGCTGAAAATTCTGGACATCCACAGGTAA
- a CDS encoding ParB/RepB/Spo0J family partition protein, which yields MAGRKSDFTLTKLDDLFTTQAQRDEEQLSKIRDIPLELIDDFPDHPFKVRDDEDMMQLVESVKERGVITPATVRQKEDGRYELVSGHRRKRACELAGFETLRSEIVDLNRDEATILMVESNFQRSEILPSEKAFAYKMRLEAMKRQAGRPRKENVSPVGTNLRTDEQIAQETGDSRNQIHRYVRLTNLVPELLEFVDEGRIKMRPAVELSYLDEDCQRDVVDEIDLNDATPSHDQTIRMRKLFNEGNLTTEAIHAVMSEEKPNQKEKIVLRGDRVRQLIPKNIPVSQTEDFVCKALEHYNKFLRNRAERDSR from the coding sequence ATGGCAGGAAGAAAGAGCGACTTCACTCTCACGAAGCTCGATGATTTATTTACCACGCAGGCACAGAGAGATGAAGAACAGCTTTCAAAAATCCGAGATATTCCGTTAGAGCTGATTGATGATTTCCCAGACCATCCGTTTAAGGTCAGGGACGATGAAGATATGATGCAGCTTGTGGAGAGTGTCAAGGAAAGAGGGGTTATTACTCCGGCAACGGTAAGGCAGAAAGAGGACGGCAGATACGAACTTGTTTCAGGACACAGACGAAAGCGAGCTTGTGAACTGGCAGGATTTGAAACCTTGAGAAGTGAGATTGTAGACCTGAACAGAGATGAAGCGACCATTTTAATGGTTGAGAGTAATTTTCAGAGGTCAGAGATATTGCCGAGTGAAAAAGCCTTTGCGTATAAAATGCGTTTGGAAGCAATGAAAAGACAAGCAGGCAGACCAAGAAAAGAAAATGTGTCCCCAGTGGGGACGAATTTACGAACCGATGAACAAATTGCACAGGAAACAGGGGACAGCAGAAATCAGATACACCGATATGTGCGTCTGACAAACCTTGTTCCTGAACTGCTTGAATTTGTTGACGAGGGGCGTATTAAAATGCGTCCTGCCGTAGAGCTTTCCTATCTTGATGAAGATTGCCAGCGTGATGTGGTTGATGAAATCGACCTGAATGATGCTACCCCGTCACACGACCAGACAATCCGTATGCGAAAGTTATTCAACGAGGGCAACCTTACAACCGAAGCAATCCACGCTGTTATGTCTGAGGAAAAGCCGAACCAAAAGGAAAAAATCGTGTTGAGGGGTGACAGAGTAAGACAGCTTATCCCGAAAAACATTCCCGTCAGTCAGACGGAGGATTTTGTTTGCAAAGCATTGGAGCATTACAACAAGTTTTTGCGTAATCGTGCAGAACGTGACAGCAGATAG
- a CDS encoding VOC family protein — translation MVGRIYHVGLTVSDLDCSIAFYRDILGLEFQGEIFMKGKETDKMFRKENCKARVAYLNGSKALEAPPVELIQFVDSKIYKEQSDLFTTSISEVCFYTNDIDSVYKTLIENHVECLSEPQYFDFRANGFGESRAFYFRDPDGIILEMMQPL, via the coding sequence ATGGTTGGAAGAATTTATCATGTAGGACTAACGGTTTCTGATTTGGATTGCTCTATTGCGTTCTATAGAGATATTCTTGGACTTGAATTTCAAGGCGAAATCTTTATGAAGGGCAAAGAAACAGATAAAATGTTCCGCAAGGAAAATTGTAAAGCAAGGGTTGCATATTTGAATGGTTCGAAGGCTCTTGAAGCACCACCGGTTGAATTAATTCAGTTTGTAGACAGCAAAATCTATAAAGAACAATCAGACTTGTTTACGACATCTATCTCAGAAGTATGTTTTTACACGAATGACATTGATTCTGTCTACAAAACCCTTATCGAAAATCATGTGGAGTGCTTGTCGGAACCGCAGTATTTCGATTTCAGGGCAAATGGATTTGGGGAAAGCAGAGCGTTTTATTTCAGAGACCCGGATGGAATCATTCTTGAGATGATGCAACCGTTATAA
- a CDS encoding SpaA isopeptide-forming pilin-related protein, translating into MIKSKFKRVTSLFLATLMCVTTFAGIGSTTAYAASGEKADVYMVDFPRDGDANYDGVWGHSNLTLKNGWHTGRSNFTNLKAIGSYSGNVAYCIEPGISLKVGQTMNKYDENYFNNLAANGVISGDEIRLFVGRILQYGYRGTISTSWRSQNEAAANSIAQAYATQLLIWETVIGERDANFNHVAASGCSNVKDVINVKHPLRNKIFSYYNSMVQSVQNHATIPSFCNKSSGSAKTIELEWNGSKYTTTLTDSNNVLSKYNFKASISGVSFSVNGNKLTVSMDTAPIKEFTITATKKNAVRRGVVVWSEGKHGQNSSVQDVVSYAQEVSDSINGYVKMKVSYGSCQIVKTSEDGKVDGINFTITGNGINQTVTTANGGKFQIDNLMPGIYTVTEQAYDKYEPQETHRVTVVAGQVAKVNFNNKLKRGDLQVVKTSEDNLVEGVKFHLYGTSLSGDAVDQYAVTDKNGVATFKDVLISGSEPYTLEEVDTAIRYVVPKNQTAPVKWKEVTTRNFNNILKKFTVTVTKSDADKGEAQGNAKLSGAVYGIYKGETLVDKYVTDENGQFTTKEYVCDTDWTIREITPSEGYLLDKTTHEVGADPKLYEVEHNLTSNDVTEQVIKGNVAIIKHTDDGETKIETPEKGASFEIYLKSAGSYDAANKDERDTIVCDENGFGQTKDMPYGIYTVHQTSGWEGREMMDDFDVFISQNAQTYRYLINNRNFESFVNVVKVDAESGKSIPYAGAGFKIYDPQGNQVKMTFTYPTPTTIDVFYTDANGSLVTPEKLDYGKGYSIVEVQAPYGYVLDDTPVYFDITEENSTEEGGITVVKVNKPNMAQKGTVTVEKTGEVFSGVNVSGSEDSDVIYQPVYEVAGLEGAVYEVRAAEDISTPDGTLRYSKGEVVDTITTSSDGFVKSKELYLGKYEVKEITAPDGMVVSGETHTVELTYAGQNISVTETSTSFYNERQKVQVSLAKAIEKDKTFGIGDNGEIKNISFGLYAAEDIVSASGTVIPADGLIEIVSVNENGTAVMKSDLPFGKYYVKEIATDEHYILSDTKYPVVFEYAGQDTATVEIKVNDGKEIKNELIYGSVSGKKIDENGEALEGAVIGIFKAEETEFTKDTALMTTTSAKDGSFSFAKVPYGKWIVREIEQPKGFVLDEKAYEVNISKAEQVVEIEIVNEYVHGNIRLTKVDAEYPDNKLTGATFEVYKDTNENGKIDDGDELIGNLEETETGIYEMKELLYGKYIVRETKAPEGFLLDKGEYSVFIEKDETTYSVENKAGVGFINEAMRGTLKIVKTSSDGKVKGFAFRVTGANGYDMTFETDKNGEIVIEGLRIGEYTVSEVANNASAAYITPADQNVTIKLDETAVVKMHNELRDTPKTGDDTNMKLWYVLAGLSAVGIAVTSVVAHKKKKKEGNE; encoded by the coding sequence ATGATAAAGTCAAAATTCAAAAGAGTCACGTCGCTTTTCTTGGCGACCCTTATGTGTGTGACCACTTTTGCAGGCATTGGCTCGACAACAGCATATGCTGCTTCGGGAGAAAAAGCCGATGTTTATATGGTCGATTTCCCTCGTGATGGCGATGCTAATTACGATGGGGTATGGGGACACAGCAATTTGACCTTGAAAAATGGTTGGCATACCGGACGTTCCAATTTTACCAATCTTAAGGCTATTGGCTCATACTCAGGCAATGTTGCTTATTGTATTGAGCCGGGAATTTCGCTCAAGGTCGGTCAGACAATGAATAAGTATGACGAAAATTATTTTAATAACCTTGCAGCCAATGGGGTTATTTCCGGAGATGAAATCCGTCTTTTCGTTGGTCGTATTTTACAGTATGGCTATCGTGGGACAATCTCGACTTCTTGGAGGTCACAGAATGAAGCGGCAGCAAACAGCATTGCACAGGCTTATGCTACACAGCTTCTTATCTGGGAAACTGTTATCGGAGAGCGTGATGCGAATTTCAATCATGTAGCAGCCAGTGGTTGCAGCAATGTGAAAGATGTCATCAATGTAAAGCATCCGCTTCGCAATAAGATTTTCAGTTATTACAACAGTATGGTGCAGAGTGTACAGAACCATGCGACCATACCAAGCTTTTGTAATAAATCATCCGGTTCGGCAAAGACAATAGAACTTGAGTGGAACGGAAGCAAGTACACAACTACTCTGACAGATTCCAATAATGTGCTGTCCAAATATAATTTCAAAGCAAGTATCAGTGGAGTGAGCTTTTCAGTGAATGGTAACAAACTTACGGTTTCTATGGATACTGCACCGATTAAGGAATTTACCATTACCGCAACGAAGAAAAATGCAGTCCGCAGAGGTGTGGTTGTATGGTCAGAGGGTAAACACGGTCAGAATTCCAGTGTGCAGGATGTTGTCAGCTATGCTCAGGAAGTAAGCGACAGTATCAACGGTTATGTGAAAATGAAAGTCAGCTATGGTTCTTGTCAGATTGTAAAGACCAGTGAGGACGGCAAGGTTGACGGTATCAACTTCACGATTACCGGAAACGGTATCAATCAGACGGTTACAACAGCCAATGGCGGTAAATTCCAGATTGATAACCTTATGCCGGGTATCTATACCGTAACCGAGCAGGCATACGATAAGTACGAGCCGCAGGAAACACATAGAGTTACTGTTGTGGCAGGGCAGGTTGCAAAGGTCAATTTCAATAACAAATTGAAGCGTGGCGACCTTCAGGTAGTGAAGACCTCAGAAGATAACCTTGTTGAAGGTGTGAAGTTCCATCTTTACGGTACTTCTCTTTCCGGTGATGCTGTTGACCAGTATGCAGTTACAGACAAAAACGGTGTGGCAACTTTCAAAGATGTGCTTATCAGTGGTTCTGAACCATATACCCTTGAAGAAGTAGACACGGCTATCCGTTATGTTGTGCCAAAAAATCAGACTGCACCAGTGAAGTGGAAAGAAGTAACCACAAGAAACTTCAACAATATTTTGAAGAAGTTTACTGTAACAGTAACAAAGAGCGACGCTGATAAAGGCGAAGCACAGGGCAATGCCAAACTTTCAGGAGCAGTTTACGGTATCTATAAGGGCGAAACTCTTGTAGATAAGTATGTTACTGATGAAAATGGTCAGTTCACTACTAAAGAATATGTTTGTGATACCGACTGGACAATCCGAGAAATTACACCATCAGAGGGATATTTGCTTGATAAGACTACCCATGAAGTAGGTGCAGACCCGAAACTTTATGAGGTAGAACACAACCTTACTTCCAATGATGTAACCGAGCAGGTAATCAAAGGCAATGTGGCTATCATTAAACACACTGATGATGGAGAAACAAAGATTGAAACTCCTGAAAAGGGTGCTTCCTTTGAGATTTATTTGAAATCTGCCGGAAGCTATGACGCAGCCAATAAAGACGAGAGAGATACCATTGTTTGCGATGAAAATGGCTTCGGTCAGACAAAAGATATGCCGTATGGTATTTATACCGTACACCAGACTTCTGGTTGGGAAGGCAGAGAGATGATGGACGATTTTGATGTGTTCATTTCACAGAACGCACAGACGTATCGTTATCTTATCAATAACCGTAACTTTGAGAGCTTTGTCAATGTAGTCAAGGTGGACGCAGAAAGCGGAAAGAGTATTCCGTATGCAGGAGCAGGATTTAAGATTTACGACCCGCAGGGCAATCAGGTCAAAATGACCTTTACTTATCCGACACCAACCACGATTGATGTGTTCTATACCGACGCAAATGGTTCTCTTGTAACACCTGAGAAACTGGATTATGGCAAGGGATATTCCATCGTAGAGGTACAAGCTCCATACGGGTATGTACTTGATGATACTCCGGTATATTTTGATATTACCGAAGAAAATTCCACAGAGGAAGGCGGCATAACTGTTGTGAAAGTCAATAAGCCGAATATGGCACAGAAAGGTACTGTTACGGTTGAAAAGACCGGAGAAGTATTTAGCGGTGTCAATGTAAGTGGTTCTGAGGACAGTGATGTTATTTATCAGCCTGTTTATGAAGTGGCAGGACTTGAGGGTGCAGTTTATGAAGTCCGTGCTGCGGAAGATATTAGTACACCGGACGGTACACTCCGCTATTCAAAGGGCGAAGTGGTAGATACTATCACAACAAGCTCCGATGGATTTGTTAAGAGCAAAGAACTTTATCTCGGAAAATACGAGGTCAAGGAAATTACCGCACCTGATGGAATGGTAGTGAGTGGCGAAACACATACGGTTGAGCTTACTTATGCAGGTCAGAATATCTCTGTTACCGAAACTTCCACATCATTCTATAACGAAAGACAGAAAGTTCAGGTAAGCCTTGCAAAAGCCATTGAAAAGGATAAGACATTTGGTATTGGCGACAACGGAGAAATCAAAAACATCAGCTTTGGTCTTTATGCCGCAGAAGATATTGTATCTGCAAGCGGTACCGTTATTCCGGCTGATGGACTGATTGAGATTGTCAGCGTAAATGAAAATGGAACTGCTGTTATGAAGTCAGACCTTCCGTTTGGCAAATACTATGTCAAAGAGATTGCAACCGATGAGCATTATATTCTCTCTGATACGAAGTATCCGGTTGTATTTGAATACGCAGGTCAGGATACCGCAACGGTTGAAATCAAAGTGAATGACGGAAAAGAAATCAAGAATGAACTTATCTATGGTTCTGTATCAGGTAAGAAGATTGACGAGAATGGAGAAGCACTTGAGGGTGCTGTTATCGGTATCTTCAAAGCCGAAGAAACAGAATTTACAAAGGATACTGCACTTATGACGACTACCTCTGCAAAAGACGGTAGTTTTTCTTTTGCAAAAGTTCCTTATGGCAAATGGATTGTAAGAGAAATCGAGCAGCCAAAGGGATTTGTTCTTGATGAAAAAGCGTATGAGGTCAATATCAGCAAAGCCGAGCAGGTAGTTGAAATTGAGATTGTCAATGAGTATGTTCACGGCAATATCAGACTCACGAAGGTGGACGCTGAATATCCAGATAACAAACTTACGGGTGCAACCTTTGAGGTATATAAGGACACCAATGAGAACGGAAAGATTGATGATGGCGATGAACTTATCGGAAATCTTGAAGAAACCGAAACCGGAATTTATGAGATGAAAGAGCTGCTTTACGGAAAATATATTGTCCGTGAAACAAAAGCACCAGAGGGCTTTCTGCTTGATAAGGGAGAATACTCTGTTTTCATTGAGAAAGACGAAACAACGTATTCCGTTGAGAATAAGGCTGGCGTTGGATTTATCAATGAAGCTATGCGTGGAACACTGAAAATTGTCAAGACATCTTCAGATGGTAAGGTTAAAGGTTTTGCGTTCAGAGTAACCGGAGCAAACGGTTATGATATGACATTTGAAACAGATAAGAACGGCGAAATTGTGATAGAGGGACTTCGTATTGGCGAATATACCGTATCCGAAGTGGCAAACAATGCCTCTGCCGCATATATCACACCTGCCGACCAGAATGTTACTATCAAACTTGATGAAACAGCCGTTGTAAAAATGCACAATGAGTTGAGGGATACTCCGAAAACAGGAGATGATACCAATATGAAACTTTGGTATGTCCTTGCCGGACTTTCTGCTGTCGGTATCGCCGTAACTTCTGTTGTTGCACACAAAAAGAAGAAAAAGGAGGGTAACGAGTAA
- a CDS encoding zinc-ribbon domain-containing protein, which translates to MNNSLAEVHPELISEWSEKNLTLTPDDITFGSNKKVWWRGACGHEWQTSVKARSNGEKCPICSGARVIAGINDLATLEPLLAKQWSKKNKIKPTEVSIGSHKKVIWRCKKGHEWEAVVKSRTINKTGCPYCSHNKVLAGFNDLATLLPDIAAEWSDRNYPLLPTQVTVFANRKAWWKCKDCGREWNTLISTRSGGSKCPYCSGYIFSKGFNDLQTTHPEIASEWSEKNLPLKPDEVNAKSRKNVWWKCRKCGNEWKSVVNARVKGTVCPVCAEREVLAGYNDLATTDSQLLSEWDYEQNKLKPTEVSRTSAKRAWWKCRHGHSWSMKINERTILNKGCRICEQEYLSLFPALAVSYYSNKKGLKAELGSDRLLGVPLETYIPSEKLAIKSGSADENIEIMKAYMCEQRGIRLIKLPMKGTELDYADSLKRAFQNVHIFISSDTEEDVEIIKNTFERWRDSQ; encoded by the coding sequence ATGAACAACAGTTTAGCAGAAGTACACCCGGAGCTTATTTCGGAGTGGTCGGAAAAGAATTTAACGCTTACGCCTGATGACATTACTTTCGGTTCAAATAAAAAAGTATGGTGGAGAGGTGCTTGCGGTCACGAATGGCAGACAAGCGTTAAGGCTCGTTCTAATGGAGAAAAATGTCCGATATGTTCCGGTGCGAGAGTGATTGCAGGTATTAACGATTTGGCGACATTAGAGCCGTTACTGGCAAAGCAGTGGTCAAAAAAGAATAAGATAAAACCGACAGAGGTTTCTATTGGTTCTCATAAGAAAGTGATATGGAGATGTAAAAAAGGTCACGAGTGGGAAGCTGTCGTTAAAAGCAGGACAATAAATAAAACGGGTTGCCCGTATTGCTCTCATAATAAAGTGTTGGCAGGATTTAATGACCTTGCAACGCTTCTGCCGGATATAGCTGCCGAGTGGTCGGACAGAAATTATCCGTTACTTCCAACTCAGGTTACGGTCTTTGCCAATCGTAAGGCGTGGTGGAAGTGTAAGGATTGCGGCAGAGAGTGGAACACCCTTATTTCTACCCGTTCCGGTGGGAGTAAATGCCCGTATTGCAGTGGGTACATATTCTCGAAAGGGTTTAACGATTTGCAGACAACACACCCTGAAATTGCTTCGGAGTGGTCGGAGAAGAACTTGCCTTTGAAACCTGATGAAGTAAATGCAAAGTCGAGGAAAAACGTCTGGTGGAAGTGCAGAAAATGCGGTAATGAGTGGAAATCCGTTGTCAATGCCCGTGTGAAAGGTACGGTATGCCCCGTTTGTGCAGAGAGAGAAGTCCTTGCCGGATATAATGATTTGGCGACAACGGACAGTCAGCTTCTCAGTGAATGGGATTATGAACAGAATAAATTGAAGCCGACAGAGGTATCACGAACTTCAGCAAAGAGAGCGTGGTGGAAATGCAGGCACGGTCATTCATGGAGTATGAAGATAAATGAAAGGACGATATTGAATAAAGGCTGCCGAATTTGTGAGCAAGAATATTTATCTCTATTTCCTGCTTTGGCTGTCAGCTATTATTCTAATAAGAAAGGTTTGAAAGCAGAACTTGGTTCTGACCGATTGCTTGGAGTTCCGCTTGAAACATACATACCTTCAGAAAAGTTGGCTATTAAGTCAGGAAGTGCTGACGAGAATATAGAAATAATGAAAGCATATATGTGTGAGCAACGAGGAATAAGACTGATTAAACTGCCGATGAAAGGCACTGAACTGGATTATGCCGACAGCCTAAAAAGAGCTTTTCAGAACGTACATATATTTATTTCTTCTGATACAGAGGAAGATGTAGAGATAATCAAAAATACATTTGAAAGATGGAGGGACAGCCAATGA
- a CDS encoding ParA family protein, producing MSNCKTISVCNQKGGVGKTTTTVNLGVGLAMQGKKVLLIDADPQGDLTTCLGWQDTDGLGITLATKLTDVINETMTDPMVGILHHEEGVDLVPANLELSAMEFNLVNAMSRETTLKNYLCQVKNRYDYVIIDCMPSLGMVTLNALSAADSVIIPVQAQYLPAKGMTQLVQTISKVKKYINPDIKIDGMLLTLVDSRTNLAKSTVEALRANFGNQIRMYRTQIPIAVKAAETSSKGKSIYAYEPNSTVSKAYAEFTKEVLADGRKKERLHSHEAR from the coding sequence GTGTCAAACTGCAAAACGATTTCCGTATGTAACCAGAAAGGCGGAGTCGGAAAGACCACCACAACAGTTAATCTCGGAGTCGGGCTTGCAATGCAGGGCAAGAAAGTATTGCTCATAGACGCAGACCCGCAGGGCGATTTAACGACTTGTCTTGGTTGGCAGGATACAGACGGTTTGGGTATCACGCTTGCAACAAAACTCACAGATGTAATCAATGAAACGATGACAGACCCTATGGTTGGTATCCTGCATCACGAAGAAGGTGTTGACCTTGTTCCGGCAAACCTTGAGCTTTCAGCAATGGAATTTAACCTTGTAAACGCAATGAGCAGAGAAACTACACTCAAGAATTATTTGTGTCAAGTGAAAAACAGATATGATTATGTAATTATAGACTGTATGCCTTCACTTGGTATGGTTACTCTCAATGCTTTATCGGCGGCAGACAGTGTTATCATTCCGGTTCAGGCTCAGTATTTGCCGGCAAAGGGTATGACACAGCTTGTGCAGACCATTTCAAAAGTAAAGAAGTATATCAATCCGGATATTAAGATAGACGGTATGCTGCTTACTTTGGTGGATAGCCGAACAAACCTTGCAAAGAGTACGGTGGAAGCACTCAGGGCGAATTTCGGTAATCAGATAAGAATGTATCGAACACAAATCCCGATTGCCGTAAAAGCCGCTGAAACTTCTTCCAAAGGCAAAAGCATTTATGCTTATGAGCCAAACAGCACAGTGTCTAAGGCATACGCTGAATTTACAAAGGAGGTGTTAGCCGATGGCAGGAAGAAAGAGCGACTTCACTCTCACGAAGCTCGATGA